From the Candidatus Thermoplasmatota archaeon genome, the window TCAGAATGCTCACGAAACCGACGAAGAAGGACTCGAAATCCTCCGGTGTGGTCCGCCAATCGAATGTCGCGGTCATCGCGGTGTTCGTCACGTCGTCCTTGAACAGCACCGCATATGTTCCAGCGGGAATAGACAGCAGATCCGCGAATTCGTCATCCAGCTTGACGAGTGTCCAGCTGCTCTCTGGGTACAAAGCCCCGTCAGCGTTGACGACCATGTTCTTTATGTCGACCCCTGTCCTGCCGATCAGAGCGGCAGAAGAGTAGGGGAATAGCGGATTCGAGGGACCCGGAATGGTTTTTGGCTCCAAGGCGATGTTCGTGTCAGTTCCACTGTAGGGGTTACCAAGTGCTGGCGGAAGCAAGAATATGAGCGCCAGGACCACGATCGCCAGGAGGACAGACACTACAATCCTCCAGGATCTCAGATATTTCAGTAGCTCGTATCTCCAGACAATCGGAACCTGTGCAGCGTCGGAAGGTGCTTTGAAATGGTCCATCTTTGCTCACCTCGACTCCTTGACAAGGTCCATGTACAACATCTCGAGAGGGAGACCGACGGGGCTGAACCCGGCGACCCTGACTCCCATGGATTGTATAGCCTGCAAGAGATCTGCGCGGGCATCTAGGGACCCTTCGTAGGTCACAAGGAACACGCCTCCATTGACTCTCTCGACGGCGCGGACGTTTGCAAGACCTCTGACCTTCTCCAGGAGGGTGTCTGATGCCGGACCTAGGATCACGACCTCCAGTTTGGTCACCTTTGAGAGCGTCTTGAGCTTGTCAATCGAATCGTAGACCAGGAGCTTCCCGCGGTCAATTAGCGCGGCCTTGTCACAGACCTCTTGGACCTCTCCCAGAAGGTGAGAGCTCATGAATATCGTGTAGTGCTGCCTCTTGAGCTCCTTTATGATCTCTCGGACCTCGACCATTCCCCTGGGATCGAGACCGCTCGTCGGCTCGTCGAGTATGAGTATCTCGGGCTCGTGCAGAAGCGCCTGCGCGATCGCCAGCCTCTGTTTCATGCCCTTCGAGAACTTGCCTATCCTGGTGGTCCGCCACTGTTCGAGCTTCACCTGCTGGATGACATCGGTCGATCTCGACTTGATATCCTTCGAGTGCATCCCCCGGATCCTCCCGAGGTAGGCTAGCGTCTCGTCCGGTGTCAGGTACGGATAGAACTCTGGCGTCTCGACGACAGCGCCTACATGGCTCAATGCTTGTTTCGGATGAGTTCGGATATCGGTGTCATGCAACAATGCGCGCCCGCTTGTAGCTGATATGAGATTCGTCAGTATCTTGATCGTCGTGGTCTTGCCCGCGCCGTTGGGACCTAGGAATCCGACGGTCTCGCCTTCGGCCACCTTGATGCTGAGGTCGTCCACGGCCTTAATCGGCCCGAAGCTTTTCGTGAGGTTCTGGATCTCAATCATGGCTTTCCCTTCGTGACGGTTCTGCATTCCATGCGAATGAACGACCTGTATTTAACTGAAACCGTGGAACGCCGTAAGAAGCTGCTCCCGAAACCTACATTCCTAGCGCGCTGTAGACCGCCTTTGCGTGCCTCTCCGCCTCTTCCCGGTTCTTGACTGGATGCATCAGGAGCCTGCCGCGAGGATAGACGGTTATCTCAACGCCCTTCCTGACCACGAGCATGACCTTCGGATTTGACAATATCTCGTACCCGACCTTCGCCAAGAGCCTCTCGCACTCGTCCAGATCCAAAGAGACCCTTCCCTTTGGAACGGCCTCGAACGCATCATACTTGCACGGCTTGACCGCGAGGAATTCCACAGGATTCACTTCTTGCCCAGGATCGTGTCCAGCAGAAGGTCGACATTCCGCTTGAGGTACTTCAGGGTCGACTCGTTGATGATCATGTAATCCGCAAGGGCGATGGCCTCTCCCAAGCCCCATTCGAGCTCCCGTTTGTCCCGCTGCTCGAACTCAGCTCGCGTGGCAGGGGAATCCTTCCTGCCCCTTGCGACCAACCTCTCGAGCCTGGTCTTGGAGGACGAATGGATGCCTATGACTTTCAAGTCGTCCCCGAAGGCATGCCTGAAAACCCTTATCTCGTCTGGACCCCGGGCGCCGTCGATGACAACTAGGTCCCCGCCGACATATGGGATGGTCCTCTTTGCCCAGATGTCCATGCCGTACCTCCTCCTCTCCTCGTTCGCAAGGGTTCCGACACTCGAGTCGGATGCATCAAGCCCGAATTCCTTCGCCTTCGCCCTTACTATGTCTCCCATCCGGACTACCTTGACGTCTCTGGCCCCGCAGCATTTCAGGAACTCTTCTTTGCCAGAGCCTGGCATCCCCGTGGTCACGAGTATCTTCATGATCAATCCAACGGACTAATGGTGGCTACTGCGAAAAACCTTTTGGCCGCGGCTCTCAGACGTCCAGCGCCTTTCCGATAGCGGATTCGCCAAACGATGCCAGCTCGTCTTTGTCAAAGCCGACTCTACTCCAATACCTAGGACAAAGGCCCAGGCCGAGGCAGTTCCGGTAAGCGCCCTCATCCTCAAAGGACGCCTCGAAGTTGGCGACCCTGTCAGTCCTCAGATCTTCAGGATCAGACAAGACCGAAGCGATAGTCTCTGGTGTCACTCTTGCGCCACTTGCTTTCATGTTCGAGAATACCGCGACCGGTTCAGCGCCGGCCTTGGCACACATCCTCAGAGCGAGTGTAGCATCCCGTGATCCCATCCCCGACGCGAAAGCCACTTCCAGCGCTGGAATGTCATAGTGGAGATAACCGGGGTCCTTGATCGCAAGCCTCATTTCCTTCGGGTCCTCCTCGGTTTTCAGGAATGTGCGGCACGGGAACGGACAACCATAGCACGCGACGTGCCGGTGGACCAGCTTCTTGAAGTCCTCTCGATCGGCAGCCTTGGAGTATGATGCGAGCCCGTGGTTGGGGCCCAATTTCAGGATGTGCTCCCTCATCAGAAGCACCGCGTCCTCGAAGTGCTTCTCCGGTTCTGCAAGCTCGACCTCGCCCATCCCTCGGATGGCAACTGCAAGCAGGTTCTTCTCTCCGAACACGCCGCCAAGCCCTGCCTTGTCCTCCCCGCCCCAGTAATCGATAACCAGTTGGGAACCTTCACGCTTGGAGTCGCCCCATGGGCCCGATGAGATCACCTGGATCTTGCTGTCACCCTGGTCGGCGCGTATCTTGTCGGTCCGGACCCACGAGTCCTTGCTCTTCAGATTCTCAGATTCTACGAACTCGATGATGCCATCCCTAGCCCACAGATACCCGGGTCTCTCAGAAACCCCCTTGACAACGATGAAGTCAAAACCAGACAGCTTCAGCTCGATCCCCGCGAAGCCGAGGATCGGCATGAACCGCGACCAACCGTCAGGGAAGCGCTTCGCGCGTATGAATCCGGCGCAAGCAGCAGGAACGAAGCTGGCGGTCAGCACGCCGGTTCCGAACACGAGAGAATCCTCCCCGTGGATCGATGCTAGCTTGTCGGCGATGACGAGGGCGGAGATGTCGTCGCCCGCCAGGTCCTCGGTCAGTTCGGCATCGCTTGCCTCGCCAGTGGCGAGATCGAACAAGCCGATTCTTCCGTTCCTCAGGTACATCTCAATCCTCCACCGTGATGCAGCCTGTCGGACAGACCTTCGCGCACTTTGCCTTGCCACCGCACAGGTCGCAAGCCTCTCTGAGCAGAACCGGTTTCGCACCCGGACCGCCAGAACCAGACGCCTGCTGCCCCGAAGTCAGTCCCTCTGGCCTCGCGAGAACCAGCCCCTCGGACCTGGTTTTCAGCACAAGCCCGAAGTAGTTTGCCTTATCGTCGATGTACAGGATGATGCTCGATGACATTGGAGTAAGCACTGAATCCCTGTTGAGGCTGCAGGAGGTCTCGCACAATCCGCAGCAGATGCACTTCAGCGGCTCGATCTTCAGCCTCAGCAAATCACCCTGCATACGAAGAAAGTTACTGTATGTTCTCCGCCACCTCTGTCGTGACCCTGTCGCAGTACACACACCTCAGCGTGATCGGCTTCTTGGACTCCACGACGAACTCTGGCTCGACGGGCTCGTCCTTGTTCGTGATGCAGCCAGGGTTGGAGCACCTCATGATGCCCTTGATCACGTTTGGCACCTCGACCACGAACTTCTCGGCCACATTGTAGTCGCGGATGATGTTGATCGTGGCGTTCGGAGAGATCAGGGCGATCTTGTCCAGCTCCTTGGGATCCAGTTCGCGATCCTCTATCTTGACGATGTCCTTCCAGCCGGCCTTCTTGCTAGGAACGTGCATCAGCACGCTCACAGTGGAGCTGACGTCGTCCTTGACACCGATGATCCTCAGCACCTTGAGCGCCATGCCCATGGATATGTGATCTATCACGGTCCCGTTCCTTATCGGCGTGACCTTGAACTCCTTCATCTCAATCCCCCCAGAGTGAGGCCGAGGAGCGCCATCCTGACCGGCACCCCGTTGAAAGCCTGGTCGAAGTACTTCGCGTGCGGGGTCGAGTCGACCTCCGATGCTATCTCTCCGACCCTCGGAAGCGGGTGCATTATGATCAGATCCCTCTTCACATCCTTCAGCATGTTCAGGTCTATCCTGAAAGTCCCCGCGACCTTCTGATATTCTGCTGGGTCCGGGAACCGCTCCTTCTGGATACGCGTGACGTACAGCACATCCGCATCCTTGATGACGGCCTCCAG encodes:
- a CDS encoding ABC transporter ATP-binding protein; the encoded protein is MIEIQNLTKSFGPIKAVDDLSIKVAEGETVGFLGPNGAGKTTTIKILTNLISATSGRALLHDTDIRTHPKQALSHVGAVVETPEFYPYLTPDETLAYLGRIRGMHSKDIKSRSTDVIQQVKLEQWRTTRIGKFSKGMKQRLAIAQALLHEPEILILDEPTSGLDPRGMVEVREIIKELKRQHYTIFMSSHLLGEVQEVCDKAALIDRGKLLVYDSIDKLKTLSKVTKLEVVILGPASDTLLEKVRGLANVRAVERVNGGVFLVTYEGSLDARADLLQAIQSMGVRVAGFSPVGLPLEMLYMDLVKESR
- the fliE gene encoding flagellar hook-basal body complex protein FliE, whose translation is MIMKILVTTGMPGSGKEEFLKCCGARDVKVVRMGDIVRAKAKEFGLDASDSSVGTLANEERRRYGMDIWAKRTIPYVGGDLVVIDGARGPDEIRVFRHAFGDDLKVIGIHSSSKTRLERLVARGRKDSPATRAEFEQRDKRELEWGLGEAIALADYMIINESTLKYLKRNVDLLLDTILGKK
- a CDS encoding aspartate carbamoyltransferase regulatory subunit; this translates as MKEFKVTPIRNGTVIDHISMGMALKVLRIIGVKDDVSSTVSVLMHVPSKKAGWKDIVKIEDRELDPKELDKIALISPNATINIIRDYNVAEKFVVEVPNVIKGIMRCSNPGCITNKDEPVEPEFVVESKKPITLRCVYCDRVTTEVAENIQ